The DNA region ATGCAAGCTGGGTACTCGTGCTGTTCTTGGGTTCGTATTCCGATGTTTGCGGTGGGTGTACCGTCGGGGTTCATGCCGATGCCTGTGtttatattgtttttgttaattattttgTAGTGTAATTTTTATGTAgttttttagtaatattttagtAATAGGCTCTTTGACTTAGTGTCCACAATAGTATTGTCCATAGCAATATTGTCTCATACTCCACCTCCTTAGGAGGATGGTCCTTAGGAGGATGGAGGGGCTTTGGCACTCTGTTTATACagagtgctctctctctcttcggagagatttagaagttaagacaatttCCGTCACTTTGTGTGTGAGGATGCTTCAGAGCAGTTGTGTAAGTTGGCTTATAGTCTAGATTTTTCTGTATTGATAAATCATATTTGTAAATTCGGTATGATGAAtgaattcatatttttattttaaaaaaaatattaattaaaataaaataataataataatgaaatattaaTAACTTAGAAATAATCTAAATtgaatattttggtttattgaacTTTTGGTGAACAAATTACcaaattagatattttttatatttcttctaagatttgaaaataacagtattttttgtatatatcatttgaaaaaaataacaattatttttcatagtaattcataaaaataaatcatagtATTTGGACTAATATTATAttcattttacaaaatgaaattattatttttaggttTCAATTTATTCATCGGTTTATAATTTGtctttaatttatcatattcacgattttgttttttatggtaACGCATTTAATGTTAATCTATTTgtaattcatttttaaattattattaaaagaatcaataacactttttatcctttagaaaattattttggtaagaatatcactacaagaaaaacgggtAATTGCGATCAATTTATAGTAACAAAAAGagtattagaaaattattttggttgctaatactcttttcgttgctataaattgatcGCAATTGCCCGTTTTTCTTATAGtgcatgtttttattttctaagatcaatattgcaatttcaaatttgaaaagaataataatattatgtttAGAGCAATACTACAAACCACACAttcaatctcactttcatccTAGTCTACTCATCATTGTGGTATAGAAGTGGGAGAGGAATATAGTATGTAGAATTTCCGCTATGTTTAagttcaaaaaagaaaatcttgtctttaaatttaaagaatgaTACTATTTGCAGCGAATTTAAATTTGTCGCAAATAATTGCTTTTTCCAACAAATTAACTATTtatcacatatacatgtttatTTTGGCGAGAAAGCATTCTCACAAAACAAGTCAGTACTAGATCGAAATCTTATATAAGAGTCTTAGGAGAAACAAATAAGGAAGActgttttataatatattataggctcttttttatagtatatatattatgtaaaaataaatagacgTTGGTTAAAcatgttgggttttttttttagtaattcaTCAACTATTTTTAGAAGATGACTTTTAATTTTGATCTACCAAACTTATTGTTTTTAATCATATATGGAtttaactatatacaaaaataatcctatttaaaatttaataaccaATGGAACATGGCCCTTGCGGGaccccttatatatatatatatatatatataataatagttgGGCAACGTCCAAAGGACATTCTTCCAATGTgtagaaatattaattttaaaaattaatattgtttttattaaggaaatttctttgattaataatgtaatgtttttagaaaaatatatataatttttaacatcaaatagtaagatagacttaaatcagttttaaagtagttagaattaaaatcttattatttactacTTCATGTGCTCCTGGGTACagctgaaataaaatattaaggtttttataagatattattatttaattttaatgtttcataatgaatttatattgataaataaataatattttattgaaataattatattcgtaaatgtagttggtaaataaatttaaacttaattattttacatttctctttgtttatataagaaatgaataaaaattttaaatgatatatataaattaggcctgcaacccggtCTGTTTCAAACGGGTTTTCACCCGACCCGAATAACTCCATTTAAGGCGCCAAACCGACTCATGCCAACCCGAATAAAATCAAATCGGGTCAAACCCTTATGACTCGACCTTTAAAAACAACACCGTTTCCGTGCTTCCAGAAACGAGTTAATTCACTCACATAAAACAACTATTCTTCCTTTATTGCTTCCAGAAATTGCTTCTAGAAATGACTTGGACTTTTGGGATTGTACGAGATCTCGAGCCGAGAAGAGGCATCCCCAAGCTTCAACTTGCCCAGCACAAACTCTTCAATAAGAAAACTACAAACTACGAAACCCAGCAGCAACAATGGCGGCAGCACCTGAGCCTCTCGATTCAACCCCCAAAACACTCTTTAAACGACGGTGTTTAGATCTGTAAGCTTCTTCGCTGGAAAATACCCTCTTCTCTACATAGCAAACTCCGTCGGCTCTGATcttgtattttcctcttttgCGTTTTGCTTTTttgcattttcttcttctctgcaTAGCAAAATCttttttcactattttctatttcgttgcattttcctttttgtgaATTTCTTCTCTGCATATCTCAAGCGTCTAGTTTCATGGTGTTTTCCTTTTTGTGGATTTCTTCTCTGCATATCTCAAGCGTCCAGTTTCTTCTCTGCGTATCGTTGGCGTCCATGTTGGCCAGAAGGACGTGGAGCTGTCGCCGGAGGGCTTGAGGCTGAATGGGCGGCTACTGGCTAGGGTTTGACGACTTAGTCGGACAGGTTGACACCAATTAACAAACCTGTTATTTTAGTCGGGTTGGATGCCTGCTCAAGTAATGACCCGATAAAAGTCGGATCGGTTCAGATCATCTTAATCGGATCCATCGGGTGTTCGGGTCACATGCACACCcctaatataaatttatatataaattataatttatataaaatattatatatataatataatatatatctaatatacctcataaataaatgatcatcaatgcatgGGTTTCAGGATCGATGCATGCTGCATAAATTTTGAtaactatgaatttattcataagtgattggggagagagatattaaaaaaaaaaaaaagaatttttaaggagagagagagagagagagagagagagagagagagagagagagagagatagaggagTGGGTCTGTGATTATTGAAATCACGCAGGAAAATAATTAACTTTATTATGATTCATGCAATTAACGACGTTGATTTTAATggtaaaataacaaaaaccGTTAAGTCAAAAAAATTCtgttagatagccactttatatatatatcaaaattataatataagatgagataaccACGGTTTTCTACCACTACATGTAaaggttattaataaaattgagatcctatcatctttttgaaaaaaaaataatataagatgaaacaagataaaagttgaaagttgaataaaatattgttataataataattttttattttttatttttaaatttaaaaaagttgaattatttattatattttataagacttttaaaaatttataataattatacgagataagatgagatagtttgatttagataaccaaacaaaataaattggGAACACAAatgttttaagatatttttagatattttaagatattttcttatatttttagatatttttttcacaATAGTCACACAAGTaacaaactttttaattttagatttttaatttttttatttaagtatttcaattttttcaaattcccaaataaaacacaaatgataatataattttttcaaattttaaaataaaaataatattaaagactatatttaaacatttttttaaattcaaattcattaatgataattttttttaaacatttaaaagtaaagaaaaaaaaaatacacaagagAGTATATTTGGAGGAGGAAGACAGCAAAGCATTTTCCGTGACCAAAACTCGGGACTTTAAGCGCCGATCTATGCTGTTGCAAATCTTGAATGGGACCGAGCACATACATTTGAAAGTGATACACTCAAAATCGGAAATACTATCCCAACGCGGACTGAGGTACGTTAGTTTAATTGGCTTCATAAAcggtttggttttattttattattataattttttttaatttacatataaaatataataaataatttattttttttttaaattttaaaataataataaaatcatctcaGTACCATCCAAACTAAAACACAAGAACCGATCGGTAAATGATTGCCTATAATTTAACCCTTTACACGTCCCACTCCCATTCTTATCTTTGACAGCGTATAGCCTGTAAATTAAAATCTCAACACAACTCTTTTATGGTGCACGCATGGAGAGGAAGACAGACAGCCTAACAGAGTTTTAATACCGATGAGAAATAGTTAAGtttcataaaagttttataaaaataaatttataaattaatataacttattacttagattataaaaaaacctaatatattaaatgtaattaattcaatttatatattatatttttataaacctAAGTACACTTATCGATCtattataataagaaaaatcataTTCTTAAGTTGGATAATACATCTAATAAAGTACTCACGTAAGTAAcgtaacataatttaatttaaaaaataattttaaaatttaaatcttactaattagattttataatttaagttttgaaaataaatatctttaaataaaaacttcttATTATATACAAGCGCACAACTGGGATAGAAATTGTACGTAACTGGAATTTAAAAGCTTCCGGGCTTCCTTCTGATCTACAAGCAcacaaaagttaaaaagtacacAACAGAAAATTACAAAAGCCCAAAATATGCACAAAACTCTCACTCAAGACTCCCACAATCTATCTGCTTAATTACTTCACTGATAAAAACTCGATCAAGTAGGAAACAACAAAATGCAAACCCCATCAAGGGATCCCATCGGCGGCGTAACTGTTAACCAAAGCAAGCGCGTTGCTCGTGAACTTCTTCGCCTTCGCCACCCGATGACACACTTCTGTCTTCACTTCACCGTCTCTGACGTCCTCAAACCCATCGGTGCAGGTGTCCTCGTCCGTCAGCGCCGCGCTCATCCACGTCTGCACGTTCCCCATCTGGAACCTGAACGAATCAGCTCCCGCGGCTCCCACCTGGCGCATCTGCTTCAACGAGCCTCGAATCTCGTCCACGGCGTCGCCGAAGTTGGAGAAGCAGTCATGGAGCGCGGATGCCGTTCGTGGGTCTGTGCCATAGTCGGCATGGCGGGAGACGTTGGACATGAAGGAGGCCAGGTGCTTTGCCTTGGCGAGGCTCACGGCTATGGCGACTTTGGCCAGCTGAGCCGGGTTTTGCTGTATAGCGTTGGCATACCGGGACAGCGACGTGTAGCAGAGGTCGGGATACAACGTTGTTCCGCAGCTCGTACGGATGAAATCGTTGGCGTCTGTCGTGGTTGTGGGGTCGGGGTATCCGACAGTCGGGACTGGCTGCAGCCGGAAAATTAATATTGCCAAGACGAGGGAGAGGAGGAAGTGAGGTGGCTGTTGGGTTTTCATGGTTTGATGTTTTTGGTCTCAATGGGTTTCTTTTGGAATTGCCGTTACCGACTGTTATTCGCTTCGTTGGAGTTTATAGGCATAGCCCAGGGACCAGTCGTGTATCATAAATACATTTATACCCAATGTTTGTACACGAAATAGCAAGAATGCCACCATTGCGGCTCTCTTTAAAGTTGCAACATTATTATAGTAGGGATATTGATGTTAAGGACAGTGGTCCACTGAACGGTGAAACTTCATACattcttaaagttaaaaccGGGTTCTGATCCTTATCCATCGGTTGGTTCTAATACAAGATGAGATaagtattaaaaattaaataaaaaataaatatttaatattatttttattttaaaattttaaaaaaaaaaattatttgttatattttatataaaaatttggaaagttataattattaaatgaaataagatgaaatgtatAACCAAACAAGTCTTAGTTTCTACAAGTTTTACTACctttgataagaaaaataaataaataaattttactgtatttatatttatagttgtctgaataaattcattgaactatattaaaagtttaaaaattattaaaaatttcatttacAAGATGATATAAAGGATATATACGGTTGacttgatataatttgatttgtagtaataaatttaaaaatcaaattattattaGGTAAATTTTGTTACGTAAACGGAACTCATTTTAAGTATTTATCTCAATCTCTTTCCTCTCGGTTCTCTTAggattgtataaaaattttagaagGTGCTACTCTGTCACCTAAGTAGCACAGTtaaaagtgactattaataacttttttatttcttttttctcttcaaaattttaatagatttaaatatttttaaaaatcaaaaatatatattaatatatttaaaaaaattttaatcactaaataaaaaaaataaccaacaaTGCATTTTGAGTGGTCAACTAGCAGCGACATACAAGCTTTATTCAGAACTTTAATCTAAAATTCTAAATCCCTTGACCGCCAACTAAGCCAAAAAGTCTTTTTGGGTGGTTGGTAGCGCATGTGAACTAAGGCCTTCATGGCCTTACTGCATGTACGGATCATCACAAAGGAGTAGTTGAGACATGAAATTAACGAGAGTGCTGATAATTAGAATAAAAGGAGTGGTATCTGCAATGGCGAAAAACTCTGATCTCTTCCGCTCATGTGTATGATGGAGCTTAATTTCTAGTGATATAAAGTTTGGAATAAtgctattttctattttaacttATTCTGTTATTTTGGGTTGCAcgtatgtttatttatttatttatattaaaatatattaaatcaacATAGGAACGATACAactcaatatttattttgaatgattcgCAGCAATAATAttcttgaaaaagaaatattacgcaataatttaaagttACTTGGTTAAATCAAGGTCCCAAAATCATTATACGATACTTGTATATTTTACGACAATATCTAATATTAGCACAAAACTCCATTTTTGCAAATAGACGGACGGAAAATGCGGACTTGACTATATAAAGGTGGCAAGGATTTATGGTCGTTTTGAAGCTGCCatagctttattttttatttgggcCGTGGGAACAAGGTTAGATACAGTAGAACTCTAAAAATTGAAGTAGCTAGCTAGATCATTGATTACGACTTAATGTTTTCTCTTCGGaatttcagttttcatttaaaTACATGGACCATCAAAACGACAAAGTTTATAATTAGCCCGAGCAAACACGTGCTTGTTGAATAAATGGTAAAtcaatatgaaaataatatatccagAGGATGGGTAAATTTCACGTATTCCCAAAATATTAATGAAGAAATTTAAgatctatttatataaaaaataaaaaataatcatacacataattaattaacagtaatcttaattttatattgagatcAAGTGATAAGTTCGAGGCTCACATGAAAGATGTGACAAAATAATAGAATTAAGTTGTCGTGTTGGAGTACTCATGCTAGTTTTGTACAAAATTAATGTCATTCAGAACGTACGCATGCATGCGTGGGGTTCAATTCCTTGATGGTTGGGTGAGGCTTTTCATATCATACAGTTTGGACTTGTGGAAAGGCCATATTATAAAGTGTCATTATTTTCCCGAAGTGTTCAAAGATGGTTGGAAATTGTATGCATTTTTCTCATCTTGATTGCGTTCCGCCTAGTGATGATGATCTCCTCGTGACTGACACAATAATTATAGGTACACGTAACTTTTGGATTCGCATGCAGGGGATACATTGAGAAGGCGCTGTCAACTGATGGTGGTAGCATCTTACTGATCAATGAAAATTGAATCGAAAGGGCTATAGATGACAAGAAACTACAGAGTTTTTTAAGTATGGGTAACTTAGACTCCAATCCCATTAACAAATTCAATCAATCCTTACATGACTatattgaattttaaatatagtctaattaaattaaatctatGTTTGGGGTCGGACTCAAAATTGATTTTGTATATGCTAAACCGTTTGGTACTATTCCAACGACCTTTGGCGTGGTAATTTAGACATGTACTTAAACAATTGCTTGCAGGTTCCTCAAAGTTATTTAGACTTGAACTGATCTGTTGAGTTGCATGGGGAGCCTACTGTTGTTTGAAGTGGGCTTGAGCAAAAATCAAACACATTGTTTGCTCAAGGTTCACGTGATACTGGGCTCAAGCAAAGTACTTGTTAAACTCAAAGTTTtaagtttcatgtaattatatatttatatattgattttgatgataacaaataaatttaaagaataaaggtgtcacaatctcaagttgtctacataatggaaccaaacacatcaacaaaccaagcatgagcaagaagagtATAAGCATACATTAAAGCTcataaagtaattttataaatctctttaaaaatttgaaattagtattaagactcaaaattaatattttcttataaagCATTATACTGcattttccacatatgcatgatatttttttaaaattaaaatttgaatttttgaacgATGATtaattgttatctttcacatgtgcatgacaggattaaaagtttgagttttaaagatattaaagatgattgattatcatattGTACAtgtgtatattttatttgaatattttcaaaagtgattaatgcAATTTTTGACTTGTGCATaaggtaaatgattttatttgaaaagtaaaaattgctcattttgtcatatacgaaaagtaaaaagattagatttgaatattttgaaaaatgaatgatgttgtatttgataATTGCAAAAAggataaacttttatttaaatttttaaaaaagtaaatgatattatctttgacatgtgaatctttttaaatttaaatatgaaatctcatatgcctataaataggtCAATTTAGGTCTTCAAATTTACAACAGAAGAGCAAACGTATATCATTCCAAGTTttgcaacattcattcaaagtttttaatctctcttctctaagtattgaacCTTAATACTTgcttattttgagagatatagtttgctctgtattattcttattttacttattaaggattgttttctgataatctaaCCACTATCAACTCTTATTTCAGTAAAATGATGTGTATAATCCTTGTgaatgtagaaagtattctacacatgaatagttgaatcactataTATAAGGTGATTGTAAATGTAAATGGTGTTTTACACGAATTCTTTGTGGCAGTATTactcaaatgtgtaataggtttctatctccaactgaaagaagttgaatagtgaatttgagcaTTTTCAAGAGGTAGTTTGAgatgaggacgtaggcagtgggtcaaacttcgttaacatactgaatttgcttctgtCTTACCCTTGCTCTTTATAGTTATTATAGAttcgtattttgtttttattttatattgtatatttgatttataattattaatttttaaatataactcaattcaccactCATGTTATGTTAGTCATCTAAGCAACAATATTAACTTTAGTGTTCGCTCAAGCAATACTTGACAGACCGCTTGAGCCAATGTTCGATTGCCTGTTTGCTTGAGGTGCGCTTGACACCTACTTGAGCGAATAATCCAATTTTGTCATTTAGGGTTTTTAGTGCTCttttcactatatatataggtaatgTTTATTCTTTTGTGGGTAAGATTCAGCAGATCAGAGTGACCAAAGAGACGAAGGTGTGAGAGCATTTTGAGAGTTAAAAAGCCCTAAAGAgtgagagttgagattgtgtgaTCAGAGTAGTACTTTTGTAACTCACTTTGTCTTATTACAATCTCCTCTGGAATAAAATCCCTTGCAGTTATGTGGATGTAGACACATTACTGAATCAcgttaattttgtattatatgattatttgctagtgtttgtttttatttgtttgccaTTGTCgatttcacaacaattggtatcaaaagCCAAGTTTTGGGTCTAAAGGAGAAAGTTGGCTGGAGACGAGATGAAAACACCTatgatcgagaagtttgatgggaTTGGACTTCTGGTACtagaggatgcagatagaggattaccTCTATAGGAAGAGACTCCATCTTCCACTGTTGGGGAAGAAGTTGGAGAGCATAGATAATGCTAATTGAAACTTATTAGATTGATAGGTTCTTGGGTTATTTAGCTGACACTATCAAGATCAGTTACTAGAGGAGCACAGCAGATCCATGAAGGCTCTATCTGGTATGTATAAAGAGCTGTCGACAAATAACAAGGTGCATCTAATGAAGAAGCTGTTCAATATGAAGATGTCAGAAAGTATGTCTGTAGCCCAACACTTGAATGAATTTAATACGATTACAAATCAATTGTCTTCTGTAGAGATTAAGGTTGATGATTATATTAAAGTGTTGATTCTGTTGGCATAATATTTGGGAGGCAACGAGGATGGTGGTGAGTAGTTCAGCCGACAAGATGAAACTGAATTACGATGACATACGTGACATGATTCTTGTTGAGGAGGTAAGCAGAAGAGATTCTAGTGAGCTCTAAGGGATTGGGCTTGGCCATGAACATTAACTATCGAGGTAGGAGACATGGCAGTCCAAGCTTCAAGAACAAAGGTAGGAATGGGACAAGATTTGGATAACAAATCACTTGTTGAAGTTGTGACAAGCCGGCCACATCAAGAGAAGCTACTAGAATCAGGAAAGTACTAATGATGATGCTGTGAACGTGGTAGCTAAAGAAATACATGATGCTCTAATTTTTGCAATGCACAGTTCAGTTGACAATTGGGTGTTGGATTTAGAGGTTTCATTCCATAGCACCTCTCATCGAGAGATCATGTAGAACTATGTAGCTGGTAATTTTGAGGAGGTCCGCTTTGCAATGGTCGGTTCGTTGTTAAGCCATCAACAGCCTTCAAGAGAAGTCCTCCACATAAGCAAGCCCACACAAAATTCATAAGAATCAATACAATAGATAATTTATCTCTATGTACTCTGCTCCAAATCCATTGAAACCCTAGtcactctctcttccttttccaATTCCCAAAGCTCATTTTTGCTTGCTAGTTACCTACGTACCTACCTCGGGACCTCGCTCgctcttctttattctttttctttctcttccccaTTGCTCTTCTCTACACCCCTGCTTCCACATCTTTTCTTCACAAATATTGGCTGGATCTTAAGAAGAAGTTAGATTTGGACTAAAGAGTTTGGATATAGAGGATCAAACCTTGACACTGTTAGGAAACCATGTAAATAACAGATCTAGATCATGTATAAAATAGTAGTGGTACTGGTGGCATGATGATAGTGCAGACGAAGACagataaattaaaagaagaatACAACCAttttttagttgaaaatttagCAAATCTTCTTCTAGAAGGTGCGGTACTGGTGGCATGGTGATAGTGTAGATGAGGACAgagaaattaaagaagaaaaaaactatttttgagTTGAAAATTTAGCAAATCTTCTTCTGGAAGGAGCTGTAAGGTTATCTTCTACAATGCATTGGGACGGGCTTTGGAAGTTTGTGAAGGAGATGAGGGGGAATGAGGGGCTACAAGTTTGAGAAGGAAATGAGGGTCTGTGACCTCTGGAAGGTGCTGCAAGTTTATCTTTTATAATGCAGTTCCATTCATATTTCTATGGACTGCCTACATGGCACTCATTTATTGGTGGACTGTTTTTTAGTTGAGAACGGACAGACTGTTTATAAGATTCTTTCAATTTTGACAAGATGTACACGACTGATGGAGAGGCACTAGATGTAGAGAGAGCAGCCAATGTGTACATTGAACTTCCGTGCAAGAGCATGTGGACTTTGTAGCAAGTTAGACATGTTCCAGATCTAAAGAAAAGTCTGATTTCTGTGGGATAGCTCGACGACAGCAATCATATATTAGCGTTTTCTGGAGGAGCGTGGATGGTCACAAAGGATGGGTTGGTTTTGATGAGTGGTAAGATATTTAATACTTTGTATTTGACATCAGGGTTCAGTGATGTGCAGGAAAATAAAGGAGTGTGTCAAAGCAAGTTTAATCTCGTGAATCAGATGAGAAAACAAAAGGGAGTCATTTTTGTGGTTTCTCATGTAAGCCTAGAGAAATCTTCTAAGACCACGGTGCGGAGAAAAAGTGTGAGATATAGGAGTAGAGTGAGAGTTGTGAGTCGTCCAATGAATGTGTTGACCGAGGGCGATGCATGTGAGAGATTGAAGTTGGGCTCGACTTCAGTGCATCTTCTAACTTGAAGACAGGAGTTGTGAGCTGCAGACATGATAGGACTTGGGTTGGATAGTGGCTACCATGTGGAGAACCAATTTTCAAGTGGGAGATGTTGGATTGCATGTAGAGTCAGGATTGTGAGTAGAAAAGTCGCAAACAAAAAGTTTGCTCAACTTTTGCTCGACCTAGTGCTCGAGTGAAACTCAAACTGTGAGTTTGCTCGAGGTGTGCTCGATAGTGGACTCGAGTGAACATCA from Carya illinoinensis cultivar Pawnee chromosome 6, C.illinoinensisPawnee_v1, whole genome shotgun sequence includes:
- the LOC122314131 gene encoding 21 kDa protein-like, giving the protein MKTQQPPHFLLSLVLAILIFRLQPVPTVGYPDPTTTTDANDFIRTSCGTTLYPDLCYTSLSRYANAIQQNPAQLAKVAIAVSLAKAKHLASFMSNVSRHADYGTDPRTASALHDCFSNFGDAVDEIRGSLKQMRQVGAAGADSFRFQMGNVQTWMSAALTDEDTCTDGFEDVRDGEVKTEVCHRVAKAKKFTSNALALVNSYAADGIP